In the Treponema maltophilum ATCC 51939 genome, TTCACCTTTCAACGGGAAACAGAAAACAAAACTCTGAGAAGCTTCACCGACTTTTGAACCTACCGTACCGGTAGCACCGGCATCGAAGGGCATCGTCGTGGAGCACGCGGCAAGCGCAATAAGAGCAAGAGCGCATACCAACACCAATACAATTTTCTTCATAAAGAAAACCTCCTATAAGATATACTACCATTATAATTCGTTTTGGATAAAAATCAAGAGGCAAACAAAATAAATTAAAAAAATGAATATCCGTAAAAAGATTCCGATTAAAAAAAACTTCCCCTCTTGACTTTTTTAGCGCGCTTCGGTATAGTACATATCGTTCGTAAAGGCTAGGTTTTCTGCCGGCTAAGGGCGAGAGTGGTGAAATTGGCAGACACGCCGGATTTAGGTTCCGGTGCCCTAGGCATAAGGGTTCAAGTCCCTTCTCT is a window encoding:
- a CDS encoding TRL domain-containing protein codes for the protein MKKIVLVLVCALALIALAACSTTMPFDAGATGTVGSKVGEASQSFVFCFPLKGEGGVQMAAKNGGIKKVGTVDIRINWPASPIIPYCTVTTVVSGD